One genomic region from Candidatus Scalindua japonica encodes:
- a CDS encoding sigma-54-dependent transcriptional regulator, with protein sequence MNNSLKQTVLVVDDQESIRLALSRMLSKEGYEVFVAESGESALDILREKKINVMLSDLKMHKMDGLRLLKASKLIKPEVEVILITAHGTIEKAVGAMKDGAYDFITKPFKKIVITNMIRKAIEKQALVVENKYLQEQLAHSEQDRHADIIGQSGVMCEVVKLAEQVAPSQASVLIQGESGTGKEAIASLIHSIGARMDKPFVKVSCAALPDSLLESELFGYEKGAFTGAVNQKEGRFELAHNGTLFLDEIGEITPSIQVKLLRVLQEGEFERLGGTSVLKSNVRIISATNVDLANAIKEKKFREDLFYRLNVITIDIPPLRERREDIPLLISHFFKIYQKKNNKRIEGISEEALDIMTGYQWPGNVRELKNVIERAVVLAQDMVITQKDLPGNIAGGRIEEKKFFIPFGMPLREIETKIINETLKRSKGDKEVTAKLLGITPRTIYRKMNSLEEGGKREELNRQEASREELRRKEEEEANDNINS encoded by the coding sequence TTGAATAATTCTTTAAAACAGACAGTTCTGGTTGTTGATGACCAGGAAAGTATCAGGCTCGCATTGTCCAGGATGCTTTCAAAAGAAGGCTATGAAGTTTTTGTGGCTGAAAGCGGTGAGAGCGCTTTGGATATTTTACGTGAAAAGAAAATAAATGTAATGCTTTCGGACCTGAAGATGCATAAAATGGATGGCCTTCGACTGCTTAAAGCGTCAAAGTTGATCAAACCGGAAGTGGAGGTTATATTGATAACAGCTCATGGGACAATTGAGAAGGCTGTTGGCGCAATGAAGGATGGCGCTTATGATTTTATAACAAAGCCATTCAAGAAAATCGTAATTACCAATATGATAAGAAAGGCTATTGAGAAGCAGGCCCTTGTTGTTGAGAATAAATATCTGCAAGAGCAGCTCGCGCATTCAGAACAAGATAGACATGCAGACATCATCGGGCAAAGTGGTGTAATGTGTGAGGTCGTAAAGCTGGCGGAACAGGTCGCGCCAAGCCAGGCCTCAGTGTTGATTCAGGGTGAAAGCGGCACTGGAAAAGAGGCCATAGCGTCACTTATACACAGTATTGGGGCCAGGATGGATAAGCCATTTGTAAAAGTAAGCTGTGCTGCGTTGCCGGATTCACTTCTTGAATCTGAGCTTTTTGGTTATGAGAAGGGGGCGTTTACAGGTGCTGTTAATCAGAAAGAAGGGCGTTTTGAATTGGCCCACAATGGGACTCTTTTTCTTGACGAAATTGGAGAGATAACGCCATCTATTCAGGTCAAGCTGTTACGGGTCCTGCAGGAGGGCGAATTTGAGCGTTTAGGAGGTACCAGTGTTTTAAAAAGTAACGTTCGTATAATTTCGGCAACGAACGTTGATCTTGCAAATGCTATAAAAGAAAAGAAGTTCAGAGAAGATTTGTTTTATCGCTTGAACGTGATTACCATAGACATTCCTCCGCTAAGGGAGAGAAGGGAAGATATTCCACTACTGATAAGTCATTTTTTTAAAATATATCAGAAAAAGAATAACAAGAGAATAGAGGGTATTTCTGAGGAGGCGTTGGATATTATGACCGGTTATCAGTGGCCTGGCAATGTGCGCGAATTAAAAAATGTGATTGAAAGGGCTGTTGTCCTGGCGCAAGATATGGTTATTACTCAAAAGGATCTTCCGGGAAATATTGCTGGTGGCAGGATAGAGGAAAAAAAATTCTTTATTCCATTTGGTATGCCGTTACGTGAAATTGAGACGAAGATAATTAATGAAACTTTAAAACGATCAAAAGGCGACAAAGAGGTTACCGCAAAATTACTGGGTATTACCCCAAGAACTATCTACAGGAAAATGAATTCACTGGAAGAAGGGGGAAAAAGGGAAGAATTAAACAGGCAAGAGGCTAGCAGGGAAGAGTTAAGAAGAAAAGAAGAAGAAGAAGCAAATGATAATATAAATAGTTAA
- a CDS encoding ethylbenzene dehydrogenase-related protein codes for MLRGLIRKSVFLGSAFVAMFYLCSGEVFSQSLEQEATVEENIPTDEGVTAKYVAVDIDGAAEALAQAESYKVNLQIQDRAFPNGGGSVAEVEVSSIHNGETIFFYVTWNDATKNDRAIKHEQFRDAVGFMFPLGIVEISPRTPFSPRMGDRGKPVNIWHWKADWERDLHADGKYEHMEDQYPNMFTDFDFDPNPDYFNKKVHDSVPLMSGGIAAGSLLSTPRGRSVEDLNAIGFGTLTAQTHQDVNGTGYWSEDKWHVMVFRPLMTPDPNDVQFVPGETTFFNMAVWNGEEGDRNGLKSVSIRWRPITLEPTKYTE; via the coding sequence ATGTTGAGAGGCCTTATACGAAAGTCTGTTTTCCTGGGAAGCGCTTTTGTCGCAATGTTCTATCTATGTAGTGGTGAGGTTTTCTCACAAAGCCTTGAGCAGGAGGCAACAGTAGAAGAGAACATTCCTACTGATGAAGGGGTTACCGCTAAGTACGTAGCTGTAGATATTGATGGGGCAGCTGAAGCCCTTGCGCAGGCGGAATCATATAAAGTTAATTTGCAGATACAGGATAGAGCATTTCCAAACGGTGGAGGCTCTGTTGCGGAAGTTGAGGTTAGTAGTATTCATAACGGTGAAACGATTTTCTTTTATGTCACATGGAACGATGCAACAAAGAATGATAGGGCGATTAAACATGAACAGTTCAGGGATGCAGTTGGTTTTATGTTCCCTTTAGGTATTGTTGAAATATCTCCCAGGACTCCTTTCAGTCCAAGAATGGGAGATAGGGGAAAACCGGTAAATATCTGGCATTGGAAAGCTGACTGGGAACGCGATTTACATGCAGATGGTAAATATGAGCACATGGAAGATCAGTATCCAAATATGTTTACAGATTTTGATTTTGATCCTAATCCGGATTATTTTAACAAAAAAGTACACGATAGTGTTCCGCTTATGTCTGGAGGGATAGCTGCGGGATCTTTACTGTCTACTCCCAGGGGTAGGTCTGTGGAAGATCTGAATGCTATCGGTTTTGGTACGCTGACCGCCCAGACCCATCAGGATGTTAATGGTACGGGTTATTGGAGTGAAGATAAATGGCATGTTATGGTCTTCAGGCCATTGATGACTCCGGATCCTAATGATGTTCAGTTTGTACCGGGCGAAACAACTTTCTTTAATATGGCAGTCTGGAATGGTGAAGAGGGTGATAGAAACGGTCTAAAGTCTGTCAGTATTAGGTGGAGACCGATAACGTTAGAACCAACGAAATATACTGAGTAA
- a CDS encoding 4Fe-4S dicluster domain-containing protein: protein MTLVHNWHLGRTMEYPYFESRPEHQFAAVFNTNRCIACQTCTMAHKSTWTYSKGQEYMWWNNVETKPYGGYPQHWDQKILQMLWDNGNNPMEWFTSEDDKNEATAPYGLYNGDTIFELAKTKGLNQVAVGYIPDDKEWRFPNIYEDTAASEKTNYETGPAAESSELPEHKRWFFYLQRVCNHCTYPACLAACPRKAIYKRKEDGIVLIDQKRCRGYRKCVEQCPYKKPMYRGETRMSEKCIACYPRVEGKDPITKGRRMEARCMVACVGKIRLNGLLTGDYKKPDPKNPMDWLVHVHKVALPLYPQFGTEPNIYYIPPRWAPRSYLRQMFGPGVDEALDKYASPSRELMAVLALFRSTQTMLSRFEIEDGPKIYETEVMGKKVEVYNDTVIGFAADGTEMVRLKVEEPTWESDEKRMVTY from the coding sequence ATGACGCTTGTTCACAACTGGCACCTTGGGAGAACGATGGAGTATCCATACTTTGAGTCAAGGCCGGAACATCAGTTTGCTGCAGTTTTTAATACAAACAGGTGTATTGCCTGTCAGACCTGTACGATGGCCCACAAGAGTACCTGGACTTACAGTAAGGGGCAGGAGTATATGTGGTGGAATAATGTTGAAACAAAGCCGTATGGCGGATATCCTCAGCATTGGGATCAAAAGATTTTGCAGATGTTATGGGATAACGGTAATAATCCTATGGAATGGTTTACCTCTGAAGATGATAAAAACGAAGCTACTGCTCCTTACGGACTTTATAATGGTGATACTATTTTTGAGCTGGCAAAAACGAAAGGCCTTAACCAGGTAGCAGTGGGATATATCCCTGATGATAAAGAGTGGAGATTCCCCAACATATACGAAGATACTGCTGCCAGTGAAAAGACAAATTATGAGACTGGGCCGGCTGCGGAGTCATCTGAGTTGCCTGAGCATAAGAGATGGTTTTTCTATCTTCAGAGGGTATGTAATCACTGTACTTATCCTGCATGCCTGGCTGCGTGTCCCAGGAAGGCAATATATAAACGTAAGGAAGACGGTATCGTTCTGATAGACCAGAAACGCTGCAGGGGCTACAGAAAGTGTGTTGAGCAGTGTCCATATAAGAAGCCGATGTACAGAGGTGAAACAAGAATGTCTGAAAAATGTATTGCTTGTTACCCCAGAGTTGAAGGGAAGGATCCTATTACAAAAGGCAGAAGGATGGAGGCTCGTTGTATGGTTGCCTGTGTGGGTAAGATCAGATTGAATGGTCTTCTGACCGGTGATTATAAGAAGCCTGATCCTAAGAACCCGATGGACTGGCTGGTTCATGTGCATAAAGTTGCATTGCCACTGTATCCGCAGTTTGGTACTGAGCCTAACATTTATTATATACCGCCGAGATGGGCGCCAAGAAGTTATTTGAGGCAGATGTTCGGTCCTGGAGTTGACGAGGCTCTTGATAAATATGCTTCACCTTCAAGAGAACTTATGGCTGTTCTCGCGCTTTTCAGATCTACGCAGACTATGCTTTCGAGATTTGAGATTGAGGATGGTCCTAAGATTTATGAGACAGAAGTAATGGGAAAGAAGGTCGAAGTGTATAACGATACCGTGATCGGGTTTGCTGCCGACGGCACGGAGATGGTCAGGTTAAAGGTTGAAGAGCCAACTTGGGAGAGTGACGAAAAACGAATGGTCACATATTAA
- a CDS encoding TorD/DmsD family molecular chaperone has product MVIKINENVGDLLAASQIYQFLSTCLLEPNKEALDLLLNDDYMAEVKNCIEISGSSQMLETFDLLQRRVEGVDVEGLAWSYRATFGGSTVAMDCPPYEMYYSGSQIWQQTQDLADISGMYKAYGIEIEEDTTTSRWDHVAVELEFLHFLTYKIAYAIENHSEKEQESCISGKKKFLYAHIGRWIKAFSTSVIKKTPEEFYRHASALASLFIHIEMLKLSVDAEEIDEYMGNEPDYLQRLEGKSAMACDSCMDEEKYD; this is encoded by the coding sequence ATGGTAATTAAAATTAATGAAAATGTAGGCGATTTGCTTGCGGCAAGTCAAATCTATCAATTCCTTTCAACATGCCTTCTTGAGCCAAATAAAGAGGCTTTAGATCTGCTGCTTAATGATGACTACATGGCCGAGGTGAAAAACTGCATTGAAATAAGTGGAAGTAGTCAAATGCTGGAAACCTTCGATCTGCTGCAGAGGAGGGTGGAGGGTGTTGATGTTGAGGGGCTGGCGTGGAGCTATCGTGCTACATTTGGCGGTTCTACTGTTGCGATGGATTGCCCCCCTTATGAGATGTACTACAGCGGTTCGCAGATTTGGCAACAAACTCAAGATCTTGCCGATATCTCAGGAATGTATAAGGCTTATGGGATAGAGATTGAAGAGGACACGACCACAAGTAGATGGGACCATGTAGCGGTTGAATTGGAATTTCTGCATTTTTTGACTTATAAAATTGCATATGCAATAGAAAACCACAGCGAAAAGGAACAGGAGTCCTGTATTTCAGGTAAAAAGAAATTTTTGTATGCCCACATCGGCAGGTGGATAAAGGCATTTTCAACGTCAGTTATTAAGAAAACACCTGAAGAGTTCTATCGCCATGCTTCGGCATTGGCGAGCCTTTTTATTCATATAGAAATGCTCAAGTTGTCTGTTGACGCGGAAGAGATAGATGAATATATGGGTAACGAACCTGATTATCTTCAGAGGCTTGAAGGTAAAAGCGCTATGGCTTGTGATTCATGCATGGATGAGGAAAAATATGACTGA
- a CDS encoding molybdopterin-dependent oxidoreductase: MKLTRRTFMKVAGGVTAAVSIPMRNALAFNSLKPAVEVDNPLDSYPDRNWEDVYRNQYKYDRSFPFVCSPNDTHQCRVRAFVRNSVVIRVEQDYEHQDYGDIEGRRPQRSWNPRMCLKGFTFFRRVYGPHRLRFPLLRKGWKQWADDGFPELDWDAREKYKFTSRGTDEQLKMSWDDIIDYVARGMIHIAREYSGEEGKKKLLERDKYAPETLTHWNGAGTRCFKNRGGMGLLGVIGKYMGMYRFSNTLALLDANIRGVGPDKAMGGRRFSNYTWHGDQAPGHPYVHGLQASDVDFADLRYSKLIIQVGKNLIENKMPEAHWLTEIIERGGKMVVITPEYSPSATKADYWIPCRTGISDTTIFLTMTKIIMDNKWYDADFVKKFTDFPLLVRTDTLKRLKAEEIFADYHPPDLDYSMNVQGLKKKQRKQLGDFVVFDEKTKEFKAITREDVGKKMVAKGIDPALEGTFKVKVIDEDNEFKGGYDSHEPRWKEVEVMTLFDLYKIHLRDFDVKTTADITGSPAHLIERLAKDCATIKPAAIHYGEGINHYFHATLHNRATYLPLMLTGNIGYHGSGSHTWAGNYKAGNFQGSKWSGPGFKGIIAEDPFRMNLDPHADGKDIHAHSYAMDEEVAYWNHGDTPLIINTPKFGRKSFTGETHYNTPTKVLWFNNVNLLNNAKWVYEMFKNVNPRIDLIISSDIMMTSSIQYADVGFPVNSWMEFEHYEVTCSCSNPFLQVWKGGIRPLHDSKDDVMVPALVAKRMGEILGDGRFADYWKFALEERPEVYMQRLFDGSVPTRGYNVNDMIAGKYGVPGGAMLNFGTYPRTPMYEQVVYDRPFHTDDGRLHSYCDIPEAIEYGENFVCHREAVEATPYMPNVIVSTNPYIRPEDYGIPKNHMGADERHVRNIKMPWSEVKKTKNPLWEKGYRFYCVTPKTRHRVHSQWSTVDWNLIWNNNFGDPYRMDKRSPGAGEHQLHINPAAAKDLAINDGDYIYVDANPVDRPYRGWKPNDPFYKVARLMVRAKYNPAYPYHTTMMKHSTNVATEKSVKAHETRKDGMAMSKDGYLSNFRYGSQQSITRSWLMPMHQTDTLFHKKKVFMGFMHGGEADNHVINTTPKETLVRITKAEDGGLNAKGVWEPARTGFTPANESKFMKLYLKGGTTTIE, translated from the coding sequence ATGAAGCTAACGCGAAGGACGTTTATGAAGGTTGCGGGAGGTGTTACTGCGGCTGTCTCAATACCTATGAGAAATGCTCTGGCTTTTAATTCTTTAAAGCCGGCAGTAGAGGTAGATAATCCTCTCGATTCTTATCCCGACAGAAACTGGGAAGACGTGTACAGAAATCAGTACAAATATGACCGTTCATTTCCATTTGTTTGCTCACCAAATGATACTCATCAATGTCGTGTAAGAGCATTTGTGAGAAACAGCGTCGTAATAAGGGTGGAGCAGGATTATGAGCATCAGGATTACGGTGATATTGAAGGAAGAAGACCACAGAGGTCTTGGAACCCGAGGATGTGTCTGAAGGGTTTTACTTTTTTCAGAAGAGTATATGGACCACATAGGTTAAGGTTCCCACTTCTTAGAAAAGGCTGGAAACAGTGGGCGGATGACGGTTTTCCTGAGTTGGACTGGGATGCCAGAGAGAAATATAAATTTACATCCAGAGGTACTGATGAGCAGTTAAAGATGTCTTGGGATGACATAATTGATTATGTGGCCAGAGGTATGATCCATATTGCAAGAGAGTACAGTGGAGAAGAAGGGAAAAAGAAGCTGCTGGAAAGAGATAAGTATGCTCCGGAGACCCTAACACATTGGAATGGTGCTGGTACGAGATGTTTCAAAAATCGTGGGGGTATGGGTCTTCTTGGTGTTATTGGAAAATACATGGGGATGTACCGATTCTCTAACACGCTTGCACTTCTTGATGCTAATATAAGAGGTGTCGGACCTGATAAAGCAATGGGCGGCAGAAGATTTTCAAATTACACATGGCATGGTGATCAGGCTCCAGGACATCCATATGTTCATGGATTGCAGGCATCTGACGTTGATTTTGCAGATCTCAGATATTCAAAATTGATTATACAGGTTGGAAAAAACCTTATAGAGAACAAGATGCCTGAGGCACACTGGCTGACTGAGATCATTGAGAGGGGTGGTAAAATGGTCGTAATTACGCCCGAGTACAGCCCTTCAGCGACAAAGGCCGATTACTGGATCCCTTGTCGAACCGGTATATCTGATACAACAATTTTCCTTACTATGACAAAGATCATAATGGATAACAAATGGTATGACGCGGATTTTGTCAAGAAATTTACGGATTTCCCACTCTTGGTGAGGACAGATACGCTTAAGAGATTGAAAGCAGAGGAAATTTTTGCAGACTACCATCCACCTGATCTTGACTATAGTATGAATGTGCAGGGCCTGAAGAAGAAACAACGGAAACAGCTGGGCGATTTTGTTGTGTTTGACGAGAAAACCAAAGAATTTAAGGCTATCACCAGGGAAGATGTTGGTAAGAAAATGGTAGCTAAAGGTATAGATCCAGCTCTTGAAGGAACTTTCAAGGTTAAGGTTATAGATGAAGATAATGAGTTTAAGGGAGGCTATGACTCTCATGAGCCAAGATGGAAGGAAGTCGAAGTGATGACTCTTTTTGATCTTTACAAGATTCATCTCAGGGATTTCGATGTAAAGACTACTGCCGATATAACAGGCTCTCCTGCTCATCTTATTGAAAGGCTTGCAAAGGATTGTGCAACAATTAAACCTGCGGCAATTCATTATGGTGAAGGAATTAACCATTATTTCCATGCAACACTCCATAACAGAGCAACATACCTGCCTTTAATGCTGACAGGTAACATTGGTTATCATGGTTCAGGTTCTCACACCTGGGCAGGTAATTATAAAGCCGGTAACTTCCAGGGATCAAAGTGGTCAGGTCCTGGATTCAAGGGTATCATTGCAGAGGATCCATTCAGGATGAATCTGGATCCGCATGCGGATGGTAAGGATATTCACGCTCATAGTTATGCAATGGATGAAGAGGTTGCATACTGGAACCATGGAGATACTCCTCTTATTATCAATACTCCAAAGTTTGGTAGAAAGAGTTTTACCGGAGAGACTCACTATAATACACCGACTAAGGTTCTATGGTTTAATAATGTTAACTTGCTTAATAATGCAAAATGGGTCTATGAGATGTTTAAAAATGTTAATCCCAGGATTGATCTTATCATCTCAAGTGACATAATGATGACATCATCCATACAATATGCCGATGTTGGGTTTCCGGTAAATTCATGGATGGAATTTGAACATTATGAGGTTACATGTTCCTGTTCTAATCCATTTCTTCAGGTATGGAAAGGTGGGATTAGACCATTGCATGATTCTAAGGATGACGTTATGGTCCCTGCACTTGTTGCCAAGAGAATGGGTGAAATACTTGGCGACGGAAGATTTGCTGACTACTGGAAATTTGCACTTGAAGAGAGACCAGAGGTTTACATGCAGAGACTCTTTGACGGTAGTGTTCCTACAAGAGGGTATAACGTAAACGATATGATCGCCGGTAAGTATGGTGTACCGGGTGGTGCAATGCTGAACTTTGGTACCTATCCAAGGACGCCAATGTATGAACAGGTCGTTTATGACCGTCCGTTCCATACAGATGATGGAAGGCTTCATTCATATTGTGATATTCCCGAAGCGATTGAATACGGTGAAAACTTTGTATGTCACAGGGAAGCGGTAGAGGCAACACCTTATATGCCAAATGTAATAGTCAGTACAAATCCGTATATTCGACCTGAAGATTATGGTATTCCAAAAAACCATATGGGTGCTGACGAACGACATGTAAGAAACATCAAAATGCCATGGAGTGAAGTTAAGAAAACGAAGAACCCATTGTGGGAAAAAGGGTACAGGTTCTATTGTGTAACTCCGAAAACCAGACACAGGGTCCATTCACAATGGAGTACAGTGGACTGGAACCTTATCTGGAATAATAACTTCGGTGATCCATATAGAATGGACAAACGAAGCCCAGGCGCTGGAGAACATCAGTTGCACATAAATCCAGCCGCTGCAAAAGATCTGGCTATCAATGATGGTGACTATATTTACGTTGATGCAAATCCTGTTGATAGACCATACAGGGGTTGGAAACCGAATGATCCATTCTATAAAGTAGCAAGGCTTATGGTGAGAGCAAAGTATAATCCGGCGTATCCATATCATACTACGATGATGAAACATTCAACTAATGTCGCCACAGAGAAGAGTGTTAAAGCGCATGAAACGAGGAAAGATGGCATGGCAATGTCTAAAGATGGATATCTTTCAAATTTCAGATATGGTTCTCAGCAGTCAATAACCAGATCGTGGTTAATGCCGATGCATCAGACAGATACTCTCTTCCACAAGAAGAAAGTTTTCATGGGATTCATGCATGGTGGTGAAGCTGATAATCATGTTATTAATACGACTCCTAAAGAAACGCTTGTCAGGATTACAAAGGCTGAGGATGGAGGATTAAATGCGAAAGGAGTTTGGGAACCGGCAAGAACAGGTTTTACTCCTGCAAATGAAAGTAAATTCATGAAACTGTATCTTAAAGGTGGAACCACAACGATCGAATAA
- a CDS encoding 4Fe-4S dicluster domain-containing protein — MSDEIIDQGRRTFFKETFSYFGNAVSEIVKNKVEAVTKNSSGLSLHAKKRRYIRPPGAVREEEFIALCTKCDECIKVCPHESIRKLNKDFDIADGTPIIVPEETPCYLCEDYHCIKACNDGALVAVNKVEEITMGHASINEDNCMAYGAQFCEQCVRNCPVPDAIYLEDNKPVVRREKCVGCGICENVCNTVNQPIAIKVVP, encoded by the coding sequence ATGAGTGACGAGATTATAGACCAGGGAAGAAGGACTTTCTTCAAAGAGACATTTTCCTATTTTGGGAATGCTGTCAGTGAGATAGTAAAAAACAAGGTGGAGGCTGTTACCAAAAACAGTTCTGGACTTAGTTTGCATGCTAAAAAAAGGCGATACATCAGGCCACCGGGTGCGGTGCGCGAAGAGGAATTTATTGCTTTGTGTACCAAGTGTGATGAGTGTATAAAAGTTTGCCCACATGAGAGTATCAGAAAACTGAATAAAGATTTTGATATTGCAGACGGCACACCAATAATAGTACCAGAAGAAACACCTTGTTATCTGTGTGAAGATTATCACTGTATAAAGGCATGTAATGATGGTGCGCTGGTTGCGGTGAATAAGGTTGAAGAAATAACGATGGGACATGCATCTATAAATGAAGATAATTGCATGGCATATGGTGCTCAATTTTGTGAACAATGTGTGAGGAATTGTCCTGTCCCGGATGCAATTTATCTGGAAGATAATAAACCTGTAGTGAGAAGAGAAAAGTGTGTTGGTTGTGGTATTTGTGAAAATGTATGTAACACGGTAAACCAGCCAATTGCCATCAAGGTTGTTCCTTAA
- a CDS encoding B12-binding domain-containing radical SAM protein, giving the protein MQVSLVFPPSWIPSQPFLSLPSLQGFLKKRGVENVAIRDLNIEIMDVLLSSDKIRNTCAEIENRLSTGKNTIGSGENHEEVYSRLNWAREVIERENMVQNVEWAKSTLKSKGFYEIDDYVECWKIIDRWLQAFGMLYYPSEISIADNSMRYSVYSSEDVIKAVNDKHENPYHSLFDEHIMDSLTNDGLDLLGISVTATSQVMPAFTLASLVKEKNRDIHITMGGSVFTKLIDNLQQNHLLFDLVDSFIVFEGEHALLGLIEQLNGKKDFSKVPNLVYKEGKRIRVNQPFHIEDINELPTPDYDGFPLDRYLSPRRVLPLQGSRGCYWRKCTFCNLHVDNLKFRLRNLDLVLEDIDRLKEKYSMEYMFFSDECMPVKQLDSVSSRLIAKKNNIKWMAGVRFDKGLTKDILSKAREAGCLKMVFGLESSNKRILSLMDKGIETEITKNIIDNCDKTGIAIHMYVIVGFPSETREEALETLDFVISNDKFLNSKGSSCLACLFELEKHAPILRDPGKYGLTKIGHPKHDDLSLGYFYETDGGMTPEESGEVYEYVRSEIDKRLPIFPYNFSMSDGLLYLDQQPP; this is encoded by the coding sequence TTGCAGGTTTCCCTAGTCTTTCCACCTTCCTGGATACCATCTCAGCCATTCCTGAGTCTTCCGTCATTACAGGGTTTTTTAAAGAAGAGGGGAGTAGAGAATGTCGCTATACGTGATTTAAATATAGAGATAATGGATGTATTGCTTTCTTCTGATAAAATCAGAAATACATGCGCTGAAATAGAAAATAGATTGAGTACAGGAAAAAACACAATTGGTTCTGGAGAAAACCATGAAGAAGTATATTCCAGGTTAAACTGGGCCAGAGAAGTGATAGAAAGAGAGAATATGGTTCAGAATGTAGAATGGGCAAAGTCAACATTGAAATCTAAGGGTTTTTATGAAATTGATGATTATGTAGAGTGTTGGAAGATAATTGATAGATGGCTGCAGGCGTTTGGAATGCTTTATTACCCATCTGAAATATCAATTGCAGACAATTCCATGAGATACAGTGTATATTCCTCTGAAGACGTAATAAAAGCTGTTAATGATAAACATGAAAATCCGTATCATAGCCTGTTTGATGAACACATCATGGATTCTTTGACAAATGATGGACTTGATTTACTGGGAATATCTGTTACTGCGACATCTCAGGTAATGCCCGCTTTTACCTTGGCAAGTCTGGTAAAGGAAAAGAACAGAGATATTCATATTACGATGGGGGGTAGTGTATTTACAAAGTTGATTGATAATCTTCAGCAAAATCATCTGCTTTTTGATCTTGTTGATAGTTTTATTGTGTTTGAGGGTGAACATGCACTTCTAGGTCTTATAGAGCAGCTTAACGGAAAGAAGGATTTCAGTAAGGTGCCTAACCTTGTTTATAAAGAAGGTAAAAGAATCCGTGTCAACCAACCTTTTCATATTGAAGACATCAATGAACTTCCAACACCGGATTATGATGGTTTTCCACTGGATCGATATTTATCTCCAAGGAGAGTTTTACCTTTACAGGGATCGCGGGGTTGCTATTGGAGAAAGTGTACGTTCTGTAATCTACATGTAGATAATTTAAAATTCAGATTAAGGAATCTGGATTTGGTGCTTGAAGATATCGATCGGCTTAAAGAGAAGTACAGTATGGAATACATGTTTTTCAGTGATGAGTGTATGCCGGTTAAACAGTTGGATAGCGTGAGTTCGAGATTAATAGCAAAGAAAAATAATATTAAATGGATGGCAGGTGTAAGATTTGATAAAGGGCTCACAAAGGACATATTGAGTAAAGCGCGTGAAGCTGGCTGTCTTAAGATGGTTTTTGGACTTGAGTCTTCCAATAAAAGAATATTGTCGTTAATGGATAAAGGAATAGAGACTGAAATCACGAAGAACATTATTGATAATTGTGATAAAACAGGTATAGCTATTCATATGTACGTTATTGTTGGCTTTCCATCAGAAACAAGAGAGGAAGCTTTGGAAACTCTTGATTTTGTGATATCTAATGACAAATTTCTGAATTCAAAAGGTTCCTCTTGTCTTGCATGCCTTTTTGAGTTGGAAAAACACGCACCGATTTTACGTGATCCTGGGAAATATGGATTGACTAAAATAGGACATCCTAAACATGATGATTTAAGTCTTGGTTATTTCTACGAGACAGACGGCGGCATGACACCTGAAGAGTCAGGTGAAGTTTACGAATATGTAAGATCAGAAATAGATAAAAGATTACCAATATTTCCGTACAATTTTTCTATGTCAGATGGATTGTTATACTTAGACCAACAACCCCCTTAG